The window CGCGGCGACGTCGCCGTAGCGCCCCGCCATGGCGGCGCGGGCGGGGGCGCCGCGCGGCACGCCGTCGAGCGAGAACAGGTGCAGCCGCACCTCGGTCGCGCCGGAGGCGGCCGCGAGCAGCCGCGCGAACTGGCGCTCCGTCGCTCGCAGGGCGGCGTCCGGCATGTTGTTGACGAGGCCGATGTCGAGCCTGTCCGGAGTCGCCGGGGCCCGCCGGCCCGGGACCCCGTCGGCCTCCGCGAGCACCGCGCCGGCGCCCTGGACCATCAACGGCATGACCGCCCTCCCCTCCTCGCGCCGGACATCGGCCTCACTCGGCCGCCAGGGCGGGGGCGCCCCGCCGGACCGCCGCGGCGAGCGCCTGGTCGAGGTCTGCCAGGATGTCGTCGATGTGCTCGATGCCGACGCTGAGCCGGATCGTCTCCGGCCGCACCCCGGCGCCGAGTTGCTCGCCCCGCGACATCTGCCGGTGCGTGGTCGAGGCCGGGTGGCAGGCGAGCGACTTGACGTCGCCGATGTTGACGAGGCGCTTCACGAGCTTCAGCGCGTCGTAGAAGGCCTGGCCGCCCGCGTAGCCCCCGGCGGCGCCGAAGGTCAGCAGCGACGGCGGCCGGCCGCCGAGGTAGCGCTGCGCCAGGGCGTGATAGGGCGATGACGGGAAGCCGGCGTAGTTGACCCAGTCGACGCGCGGGTCGGCGGCGAGGAAGTCGGCGACGCGGCGGGCGTTCTCGACGTGCCGCTCGACGCGCAGCGCCACGGTCTCGATCCCCTGGATCAGCAGGAAGGCGCTCATCGCCGGCAGCACGGCCCCGGTGGTCCGCTGGTACACGCTGCGCAGGCGCGCCGCATAGGCGGTGCGGCCGAAGCGGCGCGCGTAGACCATGCCGTGGTAGGAGGCGTCGGGCTCCGAGAACATGGGGAAGCGGCCGGCGTGCGCCGCCCAGTCGAAGCGGCCGCCGTCCACCACGGCGCCGCCGAGCGTCGTGCCGTGGCCGCCCATGAACTTCGTCAGCGACTCGACCACGACGTCGGCACCGTGCTCGATCGGCCGGACCAGGATGGGCGTCGCGACCGTGTTGTCGACGACGAGGGGCACGCCGTGGCGGTGCGCGACCTCGGCCAGGGCCGCGAGGTCCGGGATGTTGCCGGCCGGGTTGCCGACGCTCTCGCAGAAGACGGCGCGGGTGTCGGCGTCGATCATCCGCTCGACGTCGGCCGCGGCGTCGGACGCGGCGAAGCGGCCCGTGACGCCCATGCGCGGCAGGGTGTGGGCCAGCAGCGTGTGGGTCGTGCCGTAGAGCTGCGGCACGGTGACGATGTTGCCGCCGCGGTCCGCGAGGTTGAGGAGCGCGTAATAGGTCGCGGTCTGGCCGGTCGACACCGCGACCGCGGCGGCCCCGCCCTCCAGCGCCGCCACCCGCTCCTCCAGCACCGCCACGGTCGGGTTGGCGATTCGGCTGTAGCGGTAGCCCTCCTCCTCCAGGTTGAACAGCGCGGCGCCGTGGTCCGCGCTGTCGAACGCGAAGGCGACCGACTGATAGATCGGCACCGCGACCGCGTGGGTCGCGGGGTCGTCGCCGAAGCCGGCGTGAAGCGCGATCGTCTCGTTCCGCATCGTGAAGATCCCCGTCCGGTCCGGCACGTCGTCGGCCTCATCGCCGCCGCGGCCCGTTCATCTCGGAACGATCCTCGGTGGAAGGCAGTGAAAGCCGCGTCAACGCCGGACCTCCGTGCAATCGACCCGCAGGAAGCTTACCCGGATACTTTACCGAACCCGAACACGCGGCGGCATTAACCTTGACTTCGCGCCGGATGGATTGAGTTCACAGGATGGCAGGGTCGGCTCTCCACGCTGGCGCGCAGGAACCCGACCGAGAACGAACGGAGCCGCGCGCCATGCCACCCGCCCCCGCCGCCCGCCCCTCTGCCACCAAGCGTTGGCTTCGCGCGCTCGAGCTGACGGCCCGCCTCGACGGCGACGAGGCGCAGACCTTCCCCGCCTCGATCGACGCGCTGGCGCTGCGTCACGGGGACCGGCCCGCGCTGCTGTCCGACGGCGAGTGCCTGAGCTACGCCGACCTCGCGGCGCACTCGAACCGCTACAGCCGCTGGGCGCTGTCGCTGGGGCTCGCCCCCGGCGCCGCGGTCGCGATCCTGATGCCGAACTGCCCGGACTACCTCGCGGCCTGGATCGGCATCACGCGCGCGGGCCTGTCGGCGGCGCTGCTCAACACCAGCCTCGTCGGCGCGTCGCTGGCCCACTGCATCGCCGTGGCCGAGCCCGCCCACGCGGTCGTGGCGGCGTCGCTGTGGGAAGCCTTCGCGGGGGCCCTGCCCCACCTCGACGCCCCGCCCCGCGCCTCCCTGCGCGGCGGGGCGGATTTCGACGGGGCTCTGGCGGCCCTCTCCGGCGCGCCGCTCCGCCCCGACGAGCGCCCCGCCGTCCGCCCCGCGGACCGGGCGCTGCTGATCTACACCTCCGGCACCACGGGCCTGCCCAAGGCGGCCGTGGTCAGCCACCGCCGGATCATGACCTGGAGCCTCTGGTTCGCCGGCCTCGCGGACCTCGGGCCGGACGACCGCATGTACGACTGCCTGCCGCTGTTCCACAGCGTCGGCGGCGTGGTGGCGCCGGGCTGCGTGCTGGCGGCGGGCGGCTCGGTGGTGATCGCCGAGCGCTTCTCGGTGTCCCGCTTCTGGGACGAGGTGGCGCGCTGGGACTGCACGCTGTTCCAATACATCGGCGAACTGTGCCGCTACCTGCTGGCCGCTTCCCCCGAGGGCGCACCGGTGCCGGCCCACCGGCTGCGCCTGTGCCTCGGCAACGGGCTGCGCCCCGACGTGTGGGAGGCGTTCCGGGCGCGCTTCGCCGTGCCGGAGATCATGGAGTTCTACGCCGCCACCGAGGGCAGCTTCTCGCTCGTCAACGTCGAGGGCAAGCTGGGCTCGATCGGCCGCGTGCCGCCCTTCCTCGCCCACCGTTTCCCGGCCGCCATCCTGCGCTTCGACGTCGAGAGCGGCGCGCCGCTGCGGGGCGCGGACGGGCTGTGCGTCCGCGCGGCGCCGGACGAGGCCGGCGAGGCGGTCGGGCTCATCGGCGGGGCCGAGGGCGCGGGCCGCTTCGAGGGCTACACGAGCGCGGCCGACAGCGAAGCCAAGGTGCTGCGCGACGTCTTCGCGCCCGGCGACCGCTGGTTCCGCACCGGCGACCTGATGCGGCGCGACGCGGCCGGCTTCTTCTTCTTCGTGGACCGCGTCGGCGACACCTTCCGCTGGCAGGGCGAGAACGTCGCCACTTCCGAGGTCGCGGAGGCGCTGACGGGCGCGCCCGGCGTGGTCGAGGCCACGGTCTACGGCGTCGAGGTGCCGCACCGCGACGGGCGCGCCGGCATGGCGGCGCTGGTGGTGGGCGAGGGCTTCTCGCTCGGCGCGCTGCGCGAGCACGCCGCCTCGCGCCTGCCGCCCTACGCCCGGCCGGCCTTCCTGCGCCTCCAGGCGGCGATCGACAGCACCGACACGTTCAAGCACCGCAAGGCGCCGCTGGTGCGCGACGGCTTCGACCCCGCGCAGACCGCCGACCCGCTCTACGCCGACGACCGCGAGGCCGGCGCCTACCGGCCCCTCGACGCCGCCCTGCACGCCCGGATCGCGGCGGGGGCGTTCAGGGTCTAGCGGGGCGCCGTCCCGCGCCCTGCAGCGGGCCGGCGGCCCCTCGATCCCGCCCTACTTGTCGAAGGCGGGGT is drawn from Lichenibacterium dinghuense and contains these coding sequences:
- a CDS encoding O-acetylhomoserine aminocarboxypropyltransferase/cysteine synthase family protein, coding for MRNETIALHAGFGDDPATHAVAVPIYQSVAFAFDSADHGAALFNLEEEGYRYSRIANPTVAVLEERVAALEGGAAAVAVSTGQTATYYALLNLADRGGNIVTVPQLYGTTHTLLAHTLPRMGVTGRFAASDAAADVERMIDADTRAVFCESVGNPAGNIPDLAALAEVAHRHGVPLVVDNTVATPILVRPIEHGADVVVESLTKFMGGHGTTLGGAVVDGGRFDWAAHAGRFPMFSEPDASYHGMVYARRFGRTAYAARLRSVYQRTTGAVLPAMSAFLLIQGIETVALRVERHVENARRVADFLAADPRVDWVNYAGFPSSPYHALAQRYLGGRPPSLLTFGAAGGYAGGQAFYDALKLVKRLVNIGDVKSLACHPASTTHRQMSRGEQLGAGVRPETIRLSVGIEHIDDILADLDQALAAAVRRGAPALAAE
- a CDS encoding long-chain-acyl-CoA synthetase, whose translation is MPPAPAARPSATKRWLRALELTARLDGDEAQTFPASIDALALRHGDRPALLSDGECLSYADLAAHSNRYSRWALSLGLAPGAAVAILMPNCPDYLAAWIGITRAGLSAALLNTSLVGASLAHCIAVAEPAHAVVAASLWEAFAGALPHLDAPPRASLRGGADFDGALAALSGAPLRPDERPAVRPADRALLIYTSGTTGLPKAAVVSHRRIMTWSLWFAGLADLGPDDRMYDCLPLFHSVGGVVAPGCVLAAGGSVVIAERFSVSRFWDEVARWDCTLFQYIGELCRYLLAASPEGAPVPAHRLRLCLGNGLRPDVWEAFRARFAVPEIMEFYAATEGSFSLVNVEGKLGSIGRVPPFLAHRFPAAILRFDVESGAPLRGADGLCVRAAPDEAGEAVGLIGGAEGAGRFEGYTSAADSEAKVLRDVFAPGDRWFRTGDLMRRDAAGFFFFVDRVGDTFRWQGENVATSEVAEALTGAPGVVEATVYGVEVPHRDGRAGMAALVVGEGFSLGALREHAASRLPPYARPAFLRLQAAIDSTDTFKHRKAPLVRDGFDPAQTADPLYADDREAGAYRPLDAALHARIAAGAFRV